The Oncorhynchus kisutch isolate 150728-3 linkage group LG20, Okis_V2, whole genome shotgun sequence genome has a segment encoding these proteins:
- the LOC109884407 gene encoding zinc finger protein 2 homolog isoform X1 — MSSLNYPPPVKEEICWTEKEALGLNIVVKEEKEEEDVTVKQEVEGEAVTVKEEEKDVSVKEEDAFRVKEEVDVAVKEEEDAVFGVEDDVKEDEDVFGMKDDEGEITVTLEEDEEEQTGDLINTSKYRERRDNRGSSGEPQQHHDADEAEKSLSRSELLKKHQHKTTGKRTHCCSDCGKRFNSSSNLKIHQRIHTGEKPYGCDQCGKSFTLLHTLKSHQRSHTGEKPYSCDQCGKSFTTSSNLTIHQRTHTGEKPYSCDQCGKSFTSSSYLTIHQRTHTGEKPYACDQCGKRFILLQTLKSHQRIHSGEKPFGCYQCGTSFSQLSSLIVHQRGHTGEKPFSCDQCGKGFTTSSRLTIHQRTHTGEKPYCCDQCGKSFTQLSNLIVHQRGHTGEKPYSCDHCGKGFTTSSCLTIHQRIHTGEKPYGCDHCGMTFIGLQTLKSHQRTHTGEKPFSCNQCGKSFTTASCLTKHQRTHTPGEKPFGCDQCGKSFSHPSSLIVHQRTHTGEKPFSCNQCGKGFSTSCYLTIHQRTHTGEKSYSCDQCAKRYSDKRSLIKHQKMHT, encoded by the exons atgagctcactaaactacccccctcctgttaaagaagagatctgctggacggagaaagaagctctgggactgaacattgtcgtgaaagaggagaaggaagaagaggatgtTACTGTGaaacaagaagtagagggtgaggctgttacagtgaaagaagaagagaaagacgtttcagtgaaagaggaagacgcgttcagagtgaaagaggaggtaGATGTTGcagtaaaagaagaggaagaTGCAGTTTTTGGAGTGGAGGATGACGTGAAAGAAGATGAAGACGTTTTTGGAATGAAGGATGATGAGGgggagattactgtcacattAGAGGAGGACGAAGAAGAGCAGACTGGAGATCTGATAAACACCAGTAAGTACA gagagagacgggacaatcgtggatcctctggggagcctcaacaacatcatgatgctgacgaggcagagaagagtctctccagatcagaactcctcaagaaacaccaacataaaaccacagggaagagaactcactgctgctctgactgtgggaaaagaTTCAACTCTTCATCAAACCTTAAAATACATCAaagaattcacacaggagagaaaccttacggctgtgatcaatgtgggaaaagTTTTACTCTGCTACACACCCTGAAATCACACCAGAgatcacacacaggagagaaaccctatagctgtgatcaatgtgggaagagttttacaaCATCTAGCAATctaactatacaccagagaacacacacaggagagaaaccctatagctgtgatcaatgtgggaagagttttacttcatctagctatctaactatacaccagagaacacacacaggagagaaaccttacgcctgtgatcaatgtgggaagagatttattCTGCTACAAACCCTGAAGTCACACCAGAGAATACATTCTGGAGAGAAACCTTTTGGCTGTTATCAATGTGGGACAAGTTTTTCTCAGCTAAGCAGCCTGATAGTACACCAGCGtggacacacaggagagaaaccttttagctgtgatcaatgtgggaagggttttactacatctagccgtctaactatacaccagagaacacacactggagagaaaccttattgctgtgatcaatgtgggaagagctttACTCAGCTAAGCAACCTGATAGTACACCAGCGgggacacacaggagagaaaccttatagctgtgatcactGTGGGAAGggttttactacatctagctgtctaactatacaccagagaatacacacaggagagaaaccttatggcTGTGATCACTGTGGAATGACTTTTATTGGGCTTCAAACCCtgaaatcacaccagagaacacacactggagagaaaccttttagctgtaatcaatgtgggaagagttttaccaCAGCTAGCTGTCTAActaaacaccagagaacacacactcctggagagaaaccttttggctgtgatcaatgtgggaagagtttttctCACCCAAGCAGCCTGatagtacaccagagaacacacactggagagaaaccttttagctgtaatcaatgtgggaaggGTTTTTCCACATCTTGCTATCTAACtattcaccagagaacacacacaggagagaaatcttatagctgtgatcaatgtgcgaagagatactctgataaaaggTCTCTGATTAAACATCAGAAAATGCATACATGA
- the LOC109884407 gene encoding zinc finger protein 135-like isoform X2, which produces MKDDEGEITVTLEEDEEEQTGDLINTRERRDNRGSSGEPQQHHDADEAEKSLSRSELLKKHQHKTTGKRTHCCSDCGKRFNSSSNLKIHQRIHTGEKPYGCDQCGKSFTLLHTLKSHQRSHTGEKPYSCDQCGKSFTTSSNLTIHQRTHTGEKPYSCDQCGKSFTSSSYLTIHQRTHTGEKPYACDQCGKRFILLQTLKSHQRIHSGEKPFGCYQCGTSFSQLSSLIVHQRGHTGEKPFSCDQCGKGFTTSSRLTIHQRTHTGEKPYCCDQCGKSFTQLSNLIVHQRGHTGEKPYSCDHCGKGFTTSSCLTIHQRIHTGEKPYGCDHCGMTFIGLQTLKSHQRTHTGEKPFSCNQCGKSFTTASCLTKHQRTHTPGEKPFGCDQCGKSFSHPSSLIVHQRTHTGEKPFSCNQCGKGFSTSCYLTIHQRTHTGEKSYSCDQCAKRYSDKRSLIKHQKMHT; this is translated from the exons ATGAAGGATGATGAGGgggagattactgtcacattAGAGGAGGACGAAGAAGAGCAGACTGGAGATCTGATAAACACCA gagagagacgggacaatcgtggatcctctggggagcctcaacaacatcatgatgctgacgaggcagagaagagtctctccagatcagaactcctcaagaaacaccaacataaaaccacagggaagagaactcactgctgctctgactgtgggaaaagaTTCAACTCTTCATCAAACCTTAAAATACATCAaagaattcacacaggagagaaaccttacggctgtgatcaatgtgggaaaagTTTTACTCTGCTACACACCCTGAAATCACACCAGAgatcacacacaggagagaaaccctatagctgtgatcaatgtgggaagagttttacaaCATCTAGCAATctaactatacaccagagaacacacacaggagagaaaccctatagctgtgatcaatgtgggaagagttttacttcatctagctatctaactatacaccagagaacacacacaggagagaaaccttacgcctgtgatcaatgtgggaagagatttattCTGCTACAAACCCTGAAGTCACACCAGAGAATACATTCTGGAGAGAAACCTTTTGGCTGTTATCAATGTGGGACAAGTTTTTCTCAGCTAAGCAGCCTGATAGTACACCAGCGtggacacacaggagagaaaccttttagctgtgatcaatgtgggaagggttttactacatctagccgtctaactatacaccagagaacacacactggagagaaaccttattgctgtgatcaatgtgggaagagctttACTCAGCTAAGCAACCTGATAGTACACCAGCGgggacacacaggagagaaaccttatagctgtgatcactGTGGGAAGggttttactacatctagctgtctaactatacaccagagaatacacacaggagagaaaccttatggcTGTGATCACTGTGGAATGACTTTTATTGGGCTTCAAACCCtgaaatcacaccagagaacacacactggagagaaaccttttagctgtaatcaatgtgggaagagttttaccaCAGCTAGCTGTCTAActaaacaccagagaacacacactcctggagagaaaccttttggctgtgatcaatgtgggaagagtttttctCACCCAAGCAGCCTGatagtacaccagagaacacacactggagagaaaccttttagctgtaatcaatgtgggaaggGTTTTTCCACATCTTGCTATCTAACtattcaccagagaacacacacaggagagaaatcttatagctgtgatcaatgtgcgaagagatactctgataaaaggTCTCTGATTAAACATCAGAAAATGCATACATGA